The Candidatus Bathyarchaeia archaeon genome contains the following window.
TCGGCTACGATGCCGGATTTTCTCAGCCGCCTCTTTTAGGGCGGTTTCAGGCCTTTTTTCGGGTTTGCGCTTCTCCTTCATTCTCACATAAACTACTGGGTTGGAAATTAATGGATGCTCGATTCTGTAGCCGCCTATCTCAACGGTTTCATCTTCGAGGAGGACTTTCTGTAGGACGTTGCAGAATGTGTGTCCCTCGCCCAGGATTTCGATGCGCATTTCATCCGGAGTCTTCTTCAGAACTTTGATGTCCATTTTAGACTTCACCCGTGCCGTAATCCTGAGCGGTTTTTCGTCTCTCAGAATTGCCACAATCGGGACAACGCATGACAAACCTCTTCTGCGCCAACCCTTGGCCACAACGGGAGCAGAAGGCGTAGACCACACCCAAATCCTTGTCGTTGGTCGTAAGATGGAAAACTCGATTTTTCTCGCTTACAACGCGAGCGCGCACAATGTCTCCGGCCTTGCAGATTTCATACATGCTCTCAACGTAGCGTTGGCTCACATCCGAGATGTGAAGCAAACCGCTGAAAAACCCGCTCAGGGGGCGGTCGCCCACTTGGAAAATGCGTAGGGTTGCCTGCTTGCTCTGCACGTCTGACACTTGGCCTACCACTGAACTGCCCACATGCGGAACGTTGGACACATGAACCTTAGGAAACACGGAAACCTGTTTGTTAAGCAGATCCATCAAGGCTCTGCCTGTAGTAAGTGAATAAATTGTGCCGTTTTGTTCGTAGGTTCCTGGGCCAAGCGTAAACTCTTCGATCACACCTAGGCGGTCGCCTGGCACCACGAGTTGTCCACTTTTGCGTTTAGACTGCGCTGGAGCCATACACTACTCTCCTGAACTGCGTTCTATTCGGTATAGGTCAACATCAACCTCATGTCTGACTTTGGTGTGAAACTTAAACATTCTCGGGATATTAAGTTTCATTTGGAATATGCTCGTAACCTTTCCTCCGTGCCTCTCAATAAACCTTTTGATAAAGTCACGGTTGCCCTCTCCACTCTTATGAAGCGAATAGATCGCAGGCGCCAGCTCTAACGCCTTCAGCAAAAACCTTCTATCCGCGCTTCTCTTCTGCACGCCAAAAGGAGGATTCTGCAAAACCGCGTCGAAACATCCGTGTAAAACATCGATGTCGCCTGCAGCCCAGCTGGTTTTCTTTCGAAGCTTCAGTTTTTCAGCATTGCTTTTGGCAGTTTTCACCGCGACTCTGTCAATGTCTATTCCGACTGCTTTCCTAGCCCCAAGGAGCACAGCGCCTATCGCGAGTCTTCCTGTGCCACATCCCAAATCGGCAACGGTCTTTTCTATAACGTCGTCATGTGCGTAGGCCGCTTGGAACAACATGTCCGCCGCGACGTCCACGGGAATAGTGTATTGTTCAAGAAAAGCCTTTGGAGAAGGGTGAGTCTCAACAGATTGGAGCAAACGTTCTAGGTCGAGCCTTCGAACCAGCCTTTTTTGACCAGTTGTTCCCATGTAAGTTCTCCAGCTACTACAAGGGCTTCGTTTATAGTTAATACTGGTTTATGGAATTTGGTGGCGTCATCCAAGCTTAACCTTGGGCAAGCCGTGTTGACAAAGGCGTTCAGAGTTGGAAACTCCATTAACGCTTCAGGTGTGACCTCCCGCAACGCTAATAATGTTGCTTTCTTTCCCGCTTTTTCCAGCTTTTCTTTAACCTGCAACGCCCTTTCCATCCACTTTTGCCCACTCTTTAGTCCAATTATGACGCCG
Protein-coding sequences here:
- a CDS encoding DNA-directed RNA polymerase subunit L, whose translation is MDIKVLKKTPDEMRIEILGEGHTFCNVLQKVLLEDETVEIGGYRIEHPLISNPVVYVRMKEKRKPEKRPETALKEAAEKIRHRSREFRTGFEKALKEWQTK
- a CDS encoding exosome complex RNA-binding protein Csl4 gives rise to the protein MAPAQSKRKSGQLVVPGDRLGVIEEFTLGPGTYEQNGTIYSLTTGRALMDLLNKQVSVFPKVHVSNVPHVGSSVVGQVSDVQSKQATLRIFQVGDRPLSGFFSGLLHISDVSQRYVESMYEICKAGDIVRARVVSEKNRVFHLTTNDKDLGVVYAFCSRCGQGLAQKRFVMRCPDCGNSERRKTAQDYGTGEV
- a CDS encoding METTL5 family protein; amino-acid sequence: MGTTGQKRLVRRLDLERLLQSVETHPSPKAFLEQYTIPVDVAADMLFQAAYAHDDVIEKTVADLGCGTGRLAIGAVLLGARKAVGIDIDRVAVKTAKSNAEKLKLRKKTSWAAGDIDVLHGCFDAVLQNPPFGVQKRSADRRFLLKALELAPAIYSLHKSGEGNRDFIKRFIERHGGKVTSIFQMKLNIPRMFKFHTKVRHEVDVDLYRIERSSGE